Below is a window of Cytobacillus firmus DNA.
CAGGTATGGCAGCCGATGCATTTATCAAGATTCATGACCATCCCGAACTGCGCTTTAATCTTCAAGCCAATCCACCTCATCCCTGTTCATTTTCCGGATAACCACCTTTTCATCCCTCTGGTTCCCAGTTGGTCCATAGTAATTAAATCCGTAGCTAAACTGAGCATAGCCGCCAATCATTTGAGTCGGCTTCACATGGATTCTTGTCGGGCTGTTAAAGGTGCCTCCGCGCTGTTTGGTGATAGGGGAACCAGGCACATTAATGTGGCGTTCCTGAACGTGATACATGAACACGATTCCCTGTGGCATTCTGTGGCTGACCACAGCTCTGGCCACGACGACACCGTTCCGGTTATACATCTCAATCCAGTCATTATCCTCTATGCCGACAGACGCAGCATCTTCATTATTGAGCCAGACATGCGGCCCGCCGCGGAAAAGGGTCAGCATTGGGAGCGTATCTCCGTATGTGCTGTGATACGACCACTTAAAATGCGGTGTTAAATAGCTAAGGGTGATTTCATTTCCTTTGCCTGCAGGCTCATGATCACCTTTGTAGAAAGCAAGCTTATGGAGCGGCGCCTTAAAGTTCGGAAGCTCTTCGCCAAACTCCAGCATTAAATCATGATCCATGTAAATATGCTGCCTGCCCGTCAGGGTCCTCCATGGCACTAGGCGCTCCACATTTGTGGTAAAAGGATTGTAACGCCGGTTTCCGGTTTCCGTTCCGCTGAATACCGGAGATGAAATAACCTTCCTTGGCTGAGCTGTAATTTCTGCAAAGGACACATGCTCTTCTGCCCTTTCCTCCGCCAAATCCTTCAGCTGCAATCCTGTTTTCTTTTCTAATGCCCCCCAGGCTTTCATCGCAAGCGAACCATTGGTTGTGCTGGACAATGTCAGAATCGTCTCAGCTGCATTCCGATCCGTATATAGGCTTGGCAGGTCTTTGTAATCCTTTGTCTGTGAAGCTGTGCCAATCATGGCCTTCAGCTTTTCATATTCTTTGGCAGCATCCCACCCGATTCCTTTTGATCCGATTGATTCTTTTACATTCGAACCGAGTGCAATGAACTTGTCATACACCTTCGAAAGATCTCTTTTCACCAGATGAAGCCTAGGCATATTAACGCCCGGCTGTGGCTCTGCATCCCCATTTTTCCAGTCCGGTATTTTCCCGTATGCCTGGGAGATTTCGTCCCTGGAATCATGCAAGAGCGGTGTTGCCACAAGATCGGTAATCGGCTCTTTAAAATACTTTCCTGCCATTTCAGAAAAACGCTTCGCCAGATTTTTAAATGCGTCCCAGTCCGATTTGGCTTCCCATGGAGGAGTAATCGCCGGATTGAACGGATGGATAAAAGGGTGCATATCCGTGCTCGAAACATCATATTTTTCATACCAGGTCGCAGACGGCATGATAATATCAGAGTATAAGCCGGTTCCGCACATTCTAAAGTCATAGTCGATCATCAGATCAAGCTTGCCCTCAGGCACCTCCTGCACCCAGCTGATTTCATTGGTCAGGTCTTCCTCATTCTGCTCGCTCAAGTTTCCATGATGTGTACCCAGAAGATGCTTCAGGAAATATTCATGTCCCTTGGCAGAGCTTCCGATCAGGTTGGCCCGCCACACAAACAGGACCTTCGGAAAGTTTTTCGGATCCTCCGGATTTTCGATGGCAAACTTCAGTGTACCTTCCTTCAGCTGCCTGACGACCGATTGAATGATTTCATCTTTGTCTGTCAGTCCAGTTTTTTCGGCAATTTTAATGGAATTTTCATTAAACTGCGGATAGGACGGCAGCCACCCGAGTCTTGCAGAAAGGACATTATAATCACCTGGATGCTTATAAGTCGGTTTGTCGACGAGCGGTGAAATTAATTCATCAGACATTTGATTGTCATAGCGCCATTGCTCAGTTGCAAAATAGAAAAAGGAAGTCCCGTTCTGGAGCCTTGGCGGGCCGCCCCAGTCCCTCGCCATGGCAACGGTCTGCCAGCCTTCAAGCGGCCGGACTTTTTCCTGGCCTACGTAATGCGCCCATCCTCCTCCATTTACACCCTGGCAGCCAGTAAGGAGAACCATATTCAAAATGGCGCGGTAAATCATATCCGAATGGTACCAATGATTAATTCCCGATCCCATGATAATCATGGACCTTCCCTTTGAATCGATGGCATTTTGAGCAAACTCTCTTGCAATCTGTGCACAATCCTTCCTGTTCACCCCTGTGATGCCTTCTTGCCATGAAGGTGTATAAGGCTTCGGATCATCGTAATCCTTCGGGTAATCTCCAGGCAAATCCCGATTCACGCCGCAATTGGCCAGAAGCATATCAAAAACGGTTGTCACCACATAGGTTTCCCCGTCCTTTTTAAACTTTTTAACAGGAATCCCACGCTTTAACACTTCTTTTTTCTCTGTCCCGAAGAACGGAAATCCGGCCATTACAACTTCATCTTCCATACCCTTAAGGGTAAGAACCGGGTCTATGCCATCCAGTTCATTATCACTGTCTTTTAAATGAAGATTCCAGCTCTGGTTATTTTCCCAGCGGTGTCCTATGCTGCCATTAGGAACGGCAAACTCTTTTGTGTTCTTATCGAGCACTACGGTTTTCCATTCCCCGTTCTCTGTTTTTCTGCCAATATCTGATGCTCTTAAAAACTTATCTCCCTGATAAAAGTCACCATTTTTCTTTAACACAAGAAGATAAGGCAGATCTGTATATTGCTTAACATAGTTATTAAAATAGTCCACCTGCTGGTCAACATAGAACTCCTTCAAAATAACATGAGTCATCGCCATGGCGATGGCTCCGTCCATGCCCGCCTGTACAGGCAGCCATTTATCGGCAAACTTAACGAATTCAGCATAGTCAGGGCTTACAGCCACCACTTTAGTTCCGCGATAGCGGGCTTCCACCATGAAGTGCGAATCCGGAGTCCGTGTCTGCGGCAGATTGGAGCCCCAAACCATTAAATAGCTGGAATTATACCAATCCGAGCTCTCCGGCACATCGGTCTGTTCCCCCCAGATCTGCGGTGAAGCAGGAGGCAAATCTGCATACCAATCATAGAAGCTTAAGAGTGATGCCCCAATCAGATTTAAAAATCTCGCACCGCCCGCATAGCTGACCATTGACATGGCTGGGATCGGCGAGAAGCCAAAAATCCGATCAGGTCCAAACTCTTCGATTGTATGAATCAGTGAGGCCGAAATCAGCGTGTTCAATTCATCCCAGCTTGAGCGGACAAAACCGCCTTTACCCCTCGCTGATTTATATCTGGCAGACTTATCTGGATCATTTACAATGCTTTTCCAGGCTTCAACCGGATCTTTATGCTCTTTATAAGCCTCTCTCCACAGCTCAATCAAAGCGCTGCGGACATATGGATAACGGATCCGAATGGGACTGTATGTATACCATGAAAACGTTGCACCTCTTGGACATCCCCTCGGTTCATACTCCGGCATATTAGGCCCTGTGGTAGGATAGTCTGTCTGCTGGGTCTCCCATGTGATAATTCCGTCCTTGACATGCACCTTCCAGCTGCAGGACCCCGTGCAGTTTACACCATGGGTTGTTCTCACTACCTTATCGTGCTGCCATCGTCTCCTGTAAATTTTCTCAGTTTCCCGGTCATAAGGTGAAACGGTGGCATGATCTGTTATGTCCTCCGATTTTCCAAAGTAACGCAATTTCCTCAAAAACGGCGGTATTTTTTTAGTCAATCTTAATCATCCCTTCCTTTCAGAACGTTACTATTGTTTACAAAATTAGGGGAAGTTATCCTGTTTGGTGTAATTATGGAAGATAATAGACTCTGGTTGGCGAATACCCTGTTATACATAGTTTAAACATTATTTTTCCAATTATTTGAATAGTTTTAAAATAAAAAAAGAGAGCAGACCCGTAAGAAAACTTGGTCAACTCTCTCTTTCAATTAAGCTCCTAATCCCGTTAATACTCTCATCTGCTTTCTTGCCCTGAAAATCCTGGTTTTCACAGTTGAAGGCTTTAAATTTAGAACAGCGGCAATTTCATGCTCTTTTAATCCTCCATCAACTTTGAGCAAAAGTACTTCCTGGTAGTTCGATGCAAGCTGTCTGATGGCTGACTTGATTTCCTTAAGCGCAAAACCTGATTCCACTTCCTGTTCGACATCTTGCTTTGTAATGAGGCAGAAGCTTTCAAGAGTGTCCTGCTCCATCGGCACTGCAGTCTTCCGCTTTTCCCGCCGAATCATATCCAGTGCGGTTCTTCTGGCAATGACAGACAGCCATGCCCCTGCTTTTTCTTCATCTATAATGGTTTCCGCCTTCTTCATGGCTTTAATAAACGTTTCCTGAACGATATCTTCTGCAAGATACGCGTCCCTTGTCATCGAAAAACATATATGATAAAGCCGTTTATAATAGCAGGTATACAGCTCTGCAATATCCATAATTCCCCTCTTCCCTTACTCCTCTAATTTCAGCGAAATGCTCACCTTGAACAAATCACCATCTGTATCTATTTCGAGATTCCCTTCATGAAGGTCAATGATCGACTTCGCAATGGCGAGCCCCAGTCCGGAACCATCTGTATGCCTTGATTTATCTCCCCGCTTAAATCGCTCATACAATTCTTCACTCTGGTCATCGAGCTCGTATTTTGAAACATTTTTAAACGTAATGACTGCCTGGCCTTTGGCTTTCGCAAGGGCAATATAGACCCGTGAATGTTCCAATGAATATTTAAGAATATTGCCTATTAAATTATCAAATACCCGCCAGAGCTTTTGGCCATCCACATTGGCGATTGCCGGATGATCAGGCTTGGTGACACGGAATTGCAGATTGGATTCCCTAATGGCATTATCATGCTCTGCAAGCGCCTGCTGCAGCAGCTGGACCAGGTCTACTCTTTCTTTTCGAAGCTCAATATTGCCGGTTGCCATCTTTGAGACCTCGAATAAATCATCAATCAAAACTTTTAACCGTTTAGATTTCCGGTCAATGATCTCAAGGTAGGCAGAGCGATCATCTTCTGATACCTCGCCTGACTTCATCAGCTGCGTGTACGTAATAATGGAAGTCAAAGGTGTCCTTAAATCATGGCTGACGTTTGTAATCAGTTCCGTTTTCAGCCTTTCGCTTTTTGCCTGTTCGCTAAGGGACGTTTTTACGCCCTGCTTCAATACATTCATGTTTCCTGCGAGTGAAGCCAGGACGCCTTTTCCTTTAACCGGCAAGTCCTGTCCCATGTGGCCTGAAGCCAATTCATCTGCAGTCTCAACAATACGGTTGAAATATCCAACGCGTCTGATTAATGCCATAACAAGAGGAATACCAGCAAAAGCTAAAACTAGTACATAAAACAGGACAAACAGCGGGTGGAAGAACATGATAATGGAACCCATTCCCATTCCAAAGATGATTAATAGAACAACAAACAGCTGCGTTCCTGTGCTCCGGTTTATAAAAGCTTCCTGGAGGCTGGTTTTCAAACCGCTGGCCGCCCTATACATCAGACTTTTTTTCAAGACTGATTTTGCGTTTTCGAAGTCCTTAAATTCACTTGCAATATATTTGAACTGTACAATTGTCAGGCCGCAAAGAACCGATGCTCCTAGGAGAACAATAATCAATTCAATTACACGCGAGAAGATGTTGTAGCTGTCTATAAGAAAATCGTTTACCAGAAAAAGTGCTAAAATGCCGCCCATTGCTGATAAACCTAAGAAGGTGATCCGTAAATCAATAGGCATCTTATTGTATAAAGGCTCCCACCTTTTGATTTCAGCTGACAGGGCCTTTGATTTTCTGCCGGCAATCAATGCAGCGATAACAGCTAAAACCGCTGAACCGCCATAAATTAATAAGACAATCTGTTTTTGTTTGAAATGATTATTCTGATCAATGAACATATTTGATTCAGGAAGGTTTTTAGCAAGGCCTATTTGTCCCTTAAAGTAGCCTGATTGCGATTCAACCAGTGCCTGATCAAATTCCTCATATCCCCCCATAATAAAATGAAGGAAATAATTTTTATCCATCGTATAATCGGTATGATATAGCATTTCTTTTTCCATGACTTCATCCGGAGATTCATTCCTGGCTAAAGTTAAATTGGTATATACTTCACCAGTCGAAGTGTCTTTGAAATAATAGGTAAATGAATCCTTATAGTAATCGTACTGATCCCGGAGCTGTTCTTTCTCTTTATAGAATTCTTCTAATTTCTCTTCTTTTTCCTTAACCACTTTGGTGCGTACATGTTCGTCACTTTCAAAGTTTTTCGTGACATCTTCAATTTTTTTATACATTTGATCTTTTAAAGATTGTGCTATTTCACTGCTGTTCACCGCTTTTGCTTCTTCAATCCTAGGCTCATATTGGTTCTTTATACTATCAATTTGTTCAGGAAGTGTTCCATAACGATAACGATGTTCATTAATTTCCTCTTCCGTCACCTCAATCGCTTCTTTCGCTTTTTCAATAGGCACGTTATTCAGTTCATACAATTCCAGATAGCCGGCATATTGATCTATTTCACTTCTGAACTCTGCTGTGTGAAAGTAATCAGGGTTTGCATATTCCCTCGCATTAATCAAAACTGCCAAAACGCCGCTTGCTCCGAAAGCAAATAAAACCATTATCATCACAATGATGAATCTATTTTTCCATCTTGTATCCAATTCCCCATACCACCTTTAAATATCTCGGATTTTTCGGATCAATTTCAATTTTTTCACGGATTTTCCGAATATGTACCGCCACCGTATTTTCCGCGTTATAGCACGGTTCGTTCCATACCCGTTCATAAATTTCATCTATGGAGAAAACGCGTCCGGCATTTGTCATTAAAAGCTCCACAATTTTATACTCGATTGGAGTCAATTTCACCGGCTCTCCATTAACAGTCACTGCTTTTGCTTCCTTATCAAGCATAAGGCCGTTCAGATCAATGACCTTTTTAACTCCTTCAAATGTTCCGAATGTCACATATCTTCTCAGCTGCGATTTCACGCGGGCAACCAATTCCATCGGATTGAAGGGCTTGGTCACATAATCATCAGCGCCAACTTGCAGCCCGAGGATTTTATCGGTATCCTCTGTTTTGGCACTCAGGATGATAATCGGGATGTTTTTCTTCTCGCGAATTTTATATGTAGCCGAAATGCCATCCAGCCTTGGCATCATGACATCTAAAATAATCAAATGCACCTGGTTCTCATTCAAAATCTCCAGAGCTTCGATTCCATCCTTTGCTTTTAAAACGGTGATGCCTTCATTTTTGAGATAAATTTCAATGGCGTCCCTGATCTCTTTTTCGTCATCTACGACAAGTACATTATAGTTATCCATAATTCCCCTGCTTTCACGGTGCTCTTTTTCATATTTTTATACTAAACGTAAAATCTTAACATTAATGTAATAGAAATCTTAAGAATTTCTTAAGATTGGATTTGTGTTTTCTAAATTTTGCCCGTTGATTCCCGCTCCAGGCACTTGCTTTCCGCGGGGAGGAATGCGAGCCTCCTCGGCTCCGCCTGCGGGGTCTCACACTTCCCTCACTTCCCGCAGGAGTCAAGCGCCCTCCGCTCCAATCAACTCAGAGGTCAAATGTAGTTAGCTGCCTTTACGAGGATTGGATTAATCTTATCTCTTCTATTTTATATAGGGTGAAAATGGAAATATAGACTTGTATTTGCAGGACGCAAAAAAGCACCACCCTCCAGCTGAGTTTGCTGACGGATGGTGCATAAAGAATAAAATTCATCTTTTAATAGGACCGGACAGGCGAAACCAGCTGAATATAAGACTCGCCGCTGACAGGCTTGATTATAACCGGTCTCATTGAGCCGCTGAAGCTCAAAAGAACATGCTCTTCCTGTATGGCTTTTAGGGCATCCATTAAAAAGGTCCCATCGAGTGAAATAGATAGTTCCCGCTCGCCAATGATTTCTAAAAGAGGCTGTGTTTCTTCAATTTTTCCCATGGCAGAGGAAACAGAGGATATTTTCAATGCTCCTTCTTTCATCTCCAAAAGGACATTATTATTTTTCCACTCATGGGCAAACAGGCAGGCGCGGTCAATACCCTTTAATAGTTTTTTTGCATCCAGTTTTATGACTGTTTTCGCTTCCTTCGGGATAAGTCCAGTTACATCTGGATACTTGCCTTCGATAAGCCGTGAACAGAGCATGATTGATTTTGTTTTGAAAACTAAATAGCTCTCTGATGAAAAGATTTGTACTTTACTTTCTTCCTGATGAGCCAATAGCTTTAAAAGTTCCTTAAGGCTGGAGCCCGGAACAATGAAAGAGCCATTAAATGAATAACGGATCCCTGTCTCCAGAAAAGCTAATCGATGTGAATCAGTTGCGGCACATGAAAAGCTTTTTCCGTTAAAATTCATATGTACACCGGTAAGAGCCGGCCTTGTATCATTCTTTGAAACAGCAAACACGGTTTGCTTTATCATTTCTATTAATTTTGCTGAAGAAAGTTCAATTCCTTGAGAATCTTCAAATTCGGGAAGTGCTGGATACTCTTCAGCAGGAAACCCATTTAATGAAGTGAGGATTTCGTCTGACATTATTGTCATGCTATTCTTTTCATCCGCTTTGATATGGATATCACCCGGCAGCTTTTTAATGAGCTCTGTCAGGTATCTGGATGTTACAACAACACTTCCACTCTCTGCAATCTCAAGTCCGGCTTCTTCATCAGATGCAGGAATGACCTTTTCAATCACAATATCAGCGTTACTCCCAGTGAGTGTTAAATGATTCTCACCTGCAGTCAGCTTTATCCCGGTCAAAATAGGAAAAGGAGTCTTAGCTGATACTACACTGCTTACTTCTCCAATTGCTTTATAAAAATAATCATTCTTAATTATAAACTCCATTCATACCCCGCCTATTTTTTTCGATAGGGTATTCTTTCGACAAAATTCCTGAAAATCCCTTTCACTTTGTCAGCTTAACTTTTTATGAAACAGTTCGATGGGATAAAGCTTATCAGCTCTTATGGCATCATGAATTTGCCTAATGACTTTGGCATCACGGAGTTCCTCGTCCTTAAACCTTTTAAAGTCTGATAGATTGACCCACTTGCTATCGGCTATTTCTTCTTCCTGAAGGCTCAAAAACCCCCCTGTTATTTGACCAATAAAATGAAATAAGATGACCTGATGGTCCGTACTGCTGATAAAGTTATAGATTCCAGTTGTATGAGTCAGCTTAACATCCAGGCCTGTTTCTTCTTTAACTTCCCTGCAGGCAGCTTCAAGAATATCTTCCCCTTTTTCAACATGGCCTGACGGGAAATTCCATTTATTCTTTACTGTGGCTTTATTCTCTTTTATCATCAGCACTTTGCCTTCTTGTATAATTGATGTACTGACCACAAGCACGATTTCGTTCTGTGTCATTCAGCAGATCTCCTTTCCTATTCATTCACCCAATGCTCTGGTCTCTGTAAATCCTTAGGCAGCTTCGTATGCATATCCCCTTTTGCTGAATTAACCTGAGCCTGTGTGAGAAAAATACTTCCCATTAGATTGGCTCCGCTTAAATCTGCGTCCCTGAAGTCCGCCCCAATAAGATCTGTATATCTCAAATCAGCTTTGCGCAGGTCAGCTGCAATAAATAAGGATCCTCTTAAATTCGCCCCGCAGAAAACCTCACCTCTTAATTTGGCCCCGATAAAATCTCGCCGGCCGTTATTTTTTTTTGAAGATTTGTGATTTAATCCTGAATTCCTCCTGACAATCTCACTGGCTATCAGAAGCAGCTTATTGACTTCTTCCCTATGTGCCTGAACATCGATAGCCATAATTAAATCCGGTTCCATATTAGTTAACTCCTCCGTTTTGCAAAAAATTCCACTGACTTCACCATGAATAGGCCTGGCGGCTTCCAAATGCAAAATTTCAGTCAAGTAGAAAAGCATTTCATGAAGCTGGTGCATGACGGGGAACACATCAAACATTTCTTTCTGAAGTTCTGGATGACTGCGCCAGTCTCTATTCTTAAAGGTGTTTTGAGATACTTGCTGGCCTGCACCAAAGCACTCAAATGAGGTACATCCTCTGAAGCCTTTTCCCCTGAGGTCAGCATGAATTTGACAGCGATAATCAGCCTTAAGATTTGGACATGGCTTGCCTGCTTCTTTATCGAAAGCAAAGTCTGCAGATTTTGCATAAGGCAGGGCCACACAGCAAAGCCCAAAACAATTTTCACAATCGGGTATTAAATTACTCATTCGAACACGCACTTCCTTTCGTTCAAAGTACAGGAAAGATGTCATCAATATTTTTTTATTTGATACTGTTCTTGACTTTCCTTACGGGAATGTTTAATCTTTCTGCAAATGGAAATTATTCTTAATATCTCATTATTAAGGAGTGACTTCATGTCCAGAAATAAATATAAAGAAAAGGCAATGAGTGCCGTAAACAAGCTAAAATCAAACCTTAAAGGGAAGCTTTATGAAATGGCAGACATTCCTTCCGTGTCTGTTAAGCAGCTGTCAGAATTCATTCAGCAGCATCCCGATACACAAATAACAAAGAGAGAGCTGCTTGGAAACACCTACACTTTTTACCGGCTAAATGCGAATGATGACTTTCTGTATATGGAGACAATCAATGAACGAATTCTTCAACTGGATGGATCCTCACATGGAAAAAGATTTGTTTCTTATCGATCCTACCGGGATTCCCATAATTTGAATACTCCAATGAGGTTAACATAACCGCCTTCAGCCAAGTGAGCTTCACATCATGGGAAGCTCACTTATTCCTATTTGCTGATGATTGGTTTATAAGATATTTTGACAGTTTAATAGATTCTTCTATTCGTTCAAGCTTTCCTGCATAAAGTCTATCTTCCTCACCTTTGCGAATATTGATGGCATCTTGTATGATTGGGTGCCATTCTTCCGGCAAATGCTTTAGAGAGTACTCCCCGGCCCCTTGCTTAGAGATAATTTCCTTTTCCCTCAATGTGTAAAACTGCCGCAATAAACCCAGCACCGTCCATTCAATTTCTTTATCCACCTCAGACTCGGCTACTTGTTCAAGTTCATCAATCGATTTCTCGATTGCCAGGATTCGATTTGCCCAATAGGTATTCATGTTTTCATAAGTGTATAAAACCAAATCATTGTCATTTATCTCTATTACCGGAAGAGCTCCATAAATGGCAATTCCTTTCTTTTTTAAAAGCCACCAGGTGACTGGGTTCAGGAAATGCCCATAATTCATTTTGCCGTTATTATAAAAGTAACTTTCACAGAGTTTTCCGAGATCATTCTGAGTTATATAAACCCCATCCATCTCAGGAAACTGATAATTGTCAGCTATTATTTTATGAATCTCCTCAGCCTTTTCCAATTCTGATTGGGTTAACCCTCTATGTGTAACCGCAATAAAATCAATATCGCTTGATCCTTCTACATAAGCATCCAGTGCAAGCGATCCATGCAAATATAGACCTTCAAGCTGATTAGGCATATATTCTTTATATAGTTTCATGTACTTATTCAGCAGATTATTAACTGCTATTGGAAGTTCTCTCATCTGCACTACTCCCCTGACTTTTTACGAAAAAGCCTCATTATCAAACAACTATCACTTTTTGGTTTGTCCCATATTATGGTACCATCATCCTTATTCTTTTCAGAGAGCTTTTTCCTCTTATAACCTTGCCCGTTGATTTCCACTGAAGGCACTCAGCAATCCCACGGGGCTGCCGGGAGCCTCCTCAACGTTGCGCGTCTGCGGGGTCTCCCTGGGTACGCTACTCCCGTAGGACATTGAATATGCTTCTTCGACCGGAGAACGCACGAAGAAAATGCGGCAGCATTTTCGAGGATCACGCACCCTCCGCTCCAATCAACTCAGTTCTTGAAAAATGGATATGCAACGATATTGTTAAGTTTACTAAAAAAGTGAATTTTTTCAATATTAGCAACGTATTAAATAAAAGGTTAGGAATTTTGCAGGATACTGACATCCAACTTGTCATGAAAGCGGGGAAAATGAATGACTGTTTTAGAGGTAAGAAATCTGCAAAAATCATTTGGCTCCATCAAGGCTGTCCAGGATATCAGTTTCACGGTTCATGCCGGTGAAGTTTTCACAATAATTGTACCTAACGGAGCAGGTAAGACGACGACACTGGAAATGATTGAAGGCCTTGTTTCACCTGATAATGGCGTAATTCATTTTGGTGACCTTGATTGGAATAAACATGCCGTTTCGATAAAAAAGAAGATTGGTGTACAGCCTCAGTCAAGTGCTATGTTTGATTTGCTTACACCAGAAGAAAACCTAAACCTTTTTGCTTCCTTTTACGACCATGCCCGGCCAACGGAAGAGATTCTTGAAATTGTTAACCTGACTGAGCACCGCAAAAATCACGTTAAAAAACTTTCAGGCGGCCAGAGGCAAAGGCTCGCCATTGGGCTGGCCCTGATTAGTGACCCGGAGATCATTTTTCTGGATGAACCGACAACCGGCCTCGATCCCCAGGCCCGAAGAAATATATGGGATATTATTCTCCATCTAAAGGAATTAGGCAAAACAACCATTTTAACGACACATTACATGGAAGAAGCGGAAAAGCTAAGTGACCGGGTATGCATTGTGGACCAGGGGAATGTGATTACACTCGATACCCCTTCCGCACTCATTGAGAAGCTGACGGATGAGCGGGAAATAAGAATGAGCTTTCTTGATGGAGAAAAGGCAGCTGAGGACGCTGACAGTTTTTCTAAGGAGCTGGCATCTGTTTCGAAAACAGAACGGGAAGGGGCGGCTCTGAAAATATGGGCATCAAAACCGGAAGAAACCCTTTTGGACTTATTTAAATTTACTAAAGAAAATTCATACGGAGTGGAACAGGTCTCCATACGGGAAATGAGCCTGGAAGATGTGTTTATTGCATTCACCGGCAAAGAATGGAGGGATTAACATTAAATTTAATCAATTTAAAATGATGTTTCTGGCACAGCTGAAATTAACTCTTCGTGAAAAACAGGCATGGTTCTGGGGCATCTTTTTCCCAGTTATTTTAATGGTCATCTTTATGGTCATTTTCAGCGGAAATTCAGATGAAGAGTTTAAAACAGAGGTTGCTTTAGTCGATCCAAGTCCGAATCAGGCTTCCGAGATGATGATATCTCAGATCAGTGAGCTTCCTGTTTTTGAGGTGAAATCAGGTAAGCCAGTTACGAGGGATAAAGCGGAAGAATGGGTAAAAGATCAGGAAGTCGATGCCGCCATTATCCTGCCGGAGTCAGCGGAAGCATCCTCTGTGTTTCTTGTTATCAATAAAGAAAATGAACAGGGTGCAGCAGCCCAGGCGGTTTCCGGCATTCTGGATAAGTTTGTGCAGCAGGCTAATTTACTGGCTGCAGGTGCCTCTCCTAAATATGATCTGCAATATGAATCGATTACATCAGGCACCAATGAATTGGATTATACGGATTTCCTTTTAACCGGAATGATTGCTTTATCCATTGCCCAGGGCGGCATGTTTGGCATGGTGGACCTGGTGGAAATGCGCAGAAAGGGATTAATTAAAAGACTGCGCATGACGCCGGCCAATATGGGGATATTCGGGTTAAGCGATATGGTTATGAGACTTTTGTTCAGCATTGTGCAGATCATCCTGCTGTCTTTAATAGGAGTGCTCGTGTTTGGTGCCAATCTTTATATAAACCCTTTTACACTGATTATCGTATTTTTGATCGGCGCT
It encodes the following:
- a CDS encoding aminoglycoside adenylyltransferase domain-containing protein — its product is MRELPIAVNNLLNKYMKLYKEYMPNQLEGLYLHGSLALDAYVEGSSDIDFIAVTHRGLTQSELEKAEEIHKIIADNYQFPEMDGVYITQNDLGKLCESYFYNNGKMNYGHFLNPVTWWLLKKKGIAIYGALPVIEINDNDLVLYTYENMNTYWANRILAIEKSIDELEQVAESEVDKEIEWTVLGLLRQFYTLREKEIISKQGAGEYSLKHLPEEWHPIIQDAINIRKGEEDRLYAGKLERIEESIKLSKYLINQSSANRNK
- the dnaN gene encoding DNA polymerase III subunit beta, producing the protein MEFIIKNDYFYKAIGEVSSVVSAKTPFPILTGIKLTAGENHLTLTGSNADIVIEKVIPASDEEAGLEIAESGSVVVTSRYLTELIKKLPGDIHIKADEKNSMTIMSDEILTSLNGFPAEEYPALPEFEDSQGIELSSAKLIEMIKQTVFAVSKNDTRPALTGVHMNFNGKSFSCAATDSHRLAFLETGIRYSFNGSFIVPGSSLKELLKLLAHQEESKVQIFSSESYLVFKTKSIMLCSRLIEGKYPDVTGLIPKEAKTVIKLDAKKLLKGIDRACLFAHEWKNNNVLLEMKEGALKISSVSSAMGKIEETQPLLEIIGERELSISLDGTFLMDALKAIQEEHVLLSFSGSMRPVIIKPVSGESYIQLVSPVRSY
- a CDS encoding pentapeptide repeat-containing protein, translated to MSNLIPDCENCFGLCCVALPYAKSADFAFDKEAGKPCPNLKADYRCQIHADLRGKGFRGCTSFECFGAGQQVSQNTFKNRDWRSHPELQKEMFDVFPVMHQLHEMLFYLTEILHLEAARPIHGEVSGIFCKTEELTNMEPDLIMAIDVQAHREEVNKLLLIASEIVRRNSGLNHKSSKKNNGRRDFIGAKLRGEVFCGANLRGSLFIAADLRKADLRYTDLIGADFRDADLSGANLMGSIFLTQAQVNSAKGDMHTKLPKDLQRPEHWVNE
- a CDS encoding ABC transporter permease; this encodes MCLLHSPAKNGGINIKFNQFKMMFLAQLKLTLREKQAWFWGIFFPVILMVIFMVIFSGNSDEEFKTEVALVDPSPNQASEMMISQISELPVFEVKSGKPVTRDKAEEWVKDQEVDAAIILPESAEASSVFLVINKENEQGAAAQAVSGILDKFVQQANLLAAGASPKYDLQYESITSGTNELDYTDFLLTGMIALSIAQGGMFGMVDLVEMRRKGLIKRLRMTPANMGIFGLSDMVMRLLFSIVQIILLSLIGVLVFGANLYINPFTLIIVFLIGALSFNALGYFFSSFSKTTEAYMGVANICSFLMMFLSGVFFPIETMPEWIQPISAVLPLTYFADGLRESMVYETGLATASLWAGIAVMVIWGAVTFLLGSVLYKRKAIAADR
- a CDS encoding response regulator transcription factor, translating into MDNYNVLVVDDEKEIRDAIEIYLKNEGITVLKAKDGIEALEILNENQVHLIILDVMMPRLDGISATYKIREKKNIPIIILSAKTEDTDKILGLQVGADDYVTKPFNPMELVARVKSQLRRYVTFGTFEGVKKVIDLNGLMLDKEAKAVTVNGEPVKLTPIEYKIVELLMTNAGRVFSIDEIYERVWNEPCYNAENTVAVHIRKIREKIEIDPKNPRYLKVVWGIGYKMEK
- a CDS encoding ABC transporter ATP-binding protein, with protein sequence MTVLEVRNLQKSFGSIKAVQDISFTVHAGEVFTIIVPNGAGKTTTLEMIEGLVSPDNGVIHFGDLDWNKHAVSIKKKIGVQPQSSAMFDLLTPEENLNLFASFYDHARPTEEILEIVNLTEHRKNHVKKLSGGQRQRLAIGLALISDPEIIFLDEPTTGLDPQARRNIWDIILHLKELGKTTILTTHYMEEAEKLSDRVCIVDQGNVITLDTPSALIEKLTDEREIRMSFLDGEKAAEDADSFSKELASVSKTEREGAALKIWASKPEETLLDLFKFTKENSYGVEQVSIREMSLEDVFIAFTGKEWRD
- a CDS encoding NUDIX hydrolase; the protein is MTQNEIVLVVSTSIIQEGKVLMIKENKATVKNKWNFPSGHVEKGEDILEAACREVKEETGLDVKLTHTTGIYNFISSTDHQVILFHFIGQITGGFLSLQEEEIADSKWVNLSDFKRFKDEELRDAKVIRQIHDAIRADKLYPIELFHKKLS